In Patescibacteria group bacterium, one genomic interval encodes:
- a CDS encoding DUF4430 domain-containing protein: protein MKKTILFFLIGVLVLCSVLPGLAEINTSTINYLEAQTSDPWITMALVAAGETDLDLNHLKEVTGSLATDYEKTILALTAAGENPKTFGNIDFIAQLKSFYQDNQIGSSELLNDDFWGILALLSAGEIISNQIIQDSKNFILNNQNEDGGWSYAILGQSDTNDTAAAIMALLEVGVSPDDPVIIKAIDYLKSSQNNDGGFPYLPGSESDSGSDTWIISAIYKLGQNPYDWQKNDQNPVDHLKSLQKTNGSFKWVASEDKGYPVLTAYAVIALTQNYYPINRLHYLRIEGENNNICDARIRATTALDIIENGAEVCSYTYLIEETSFGPYLKKINDEEAHDLIGWLYFVNYEMPAIGAADYILEPGDEVLWYFGEWGWLPTRLTLASQKINPGDSLEAKVEYFEDSEWKPLAEAIIYVNSQTFTTDQDGQADLVIDNPGTYQVYAEKSGYIRTNQVSLLVGEGISQNIGLRVEIIQPVPPIPEIAFIVDKKQIDFGHLVTGTQASDQLLIQNTGNVNIYLEGIVSGDQIFKENITLDVLHWPEFNTVINTGSDKNILVELTIPSSWTGLGIKEGNLTFWATASQ, encoded by the coding sequence ATGAAAAAAACAATTTTATTTTTTTTGATAGGAGTTCTAGTCCTTTGTTCGGTTTTACCAGGTTTGGCTGAAATAAATACTTCTACTATAAATTACCTTGAAGCTCAGACCTCTGATCCCTGGATAACCATGGCTTTAGTGGCGGCTGGTGAAACAGATTTAGATTTGAATCATTTGAAAGAAGTTACTGGCAGTTTAGCCACCGATTATGAAAAAACCATTTTAGCTTTAACTGCTGCAGGCGAAAATCCAAAAACTTTTGGCAATATTGATTTTATTGCTCAGTTGAAAAGTTTTTATCAAGATAATCAAATAGGATCTTCTGAGTTATTAAACGATGATTTTTGGGGAATTTTAGCTTTACTTTCAGCCGGAGAAATTATTTCTAATCAAATTATTCAAGATTCTAAAAATTTTATTTTAAATAATCAAAATGAAGATGGTGGCTGGAGTTATGCTATTTTGGGTCAGAGTGACACTAACGATACAGCCGCAGCCATTATGGCTTTGTTGGAGGTTGGAGTTTCTCCCGATGACCCAGTAATTATTAAAGCCATTGATTATTTAAAATCAAGCCAGAATAATGACGGCGGCTTTCCATATCTTCCTGGCAGTGAATCTGATTCTGGTTCTGATACCTGGATAATTTCAGCAATTTATAAATTAGGTCAAAACCCTTACGACTGGCAAAAAAATGACCAAAATCCAGTTGACCACTTAAAATCTTTACAAAAAACAAATGGTTCCTTTAAATGGGTCGCCTCCGAAGACAAAGGTTATCCAGTTTTAACTGCCTATGCAGTGATTGCCTTAACCCAAAATTACTATCCAATAAATAGATTACATTATTTAAGAATTGAGGGAGAAAATAATAATATTTGTGATGCTAGAATAAGAGCGACTACTGCCTTAGATATTATCGAGAATGGAGCAGAAGTCTGTAGCTATACCTATTTGATTGAGGAAACCAGTTTTGGTCCTTATTTAAAAAAGATTAATGATGAAGAAGCCCATGACCTAATTGGTTGGCTTTATTTTGTAAACTATGAAATGCCAGCGATTGGGGCAGCTGACTACATCTTGGAACCGGGTGATGAAGTCTTGTGGTATTTTGGGGAGTGGGGTTGGTTGCCTACGAGATTAACTTTAGCTAGTCAAAAGATTAATCCAGGAGATAGCCTTGAAGCCAAAGTGGAATATTTTGAAGATTCTGAATGGAAACCTCTGGCTGAGGCTATAATTTATGTTAATAGTCAGACTTTTACTACTGACCAGGATGGCCAAGCCGATTTGGTTATTGATAACCCAGGAACTTATCAGGTTTATGCTGAAAAATCAGGTTATATCCGAACTAATCAGGTAAGTTTATTAGTCGGGGAAGGGATTAGTCAGAATATTGGGTTAAGAGTAGAGATAATCCAGCCAGTTCCACCGATTCCAGAAATCGCTTTTATCGTTGACAAAAAACAGATTGACTTTGGGCATCTAGTCACCGGGACTCAGGCCAGTGATCAACTTTTAATTCAAAATACAGGTAATGTTAATATTTACCTTGAGGGAATTGTCAGTGGCGATCAGATTTTTAAAGAGAATATCACCTTAGATGTGCTACATTGGCCAGAATTTAACACTGTTATTAATACTGGATCAGATAAAAATATTTTAGTGGAATTAACTATTCCCAGTAGCTGGACAGGCCTTGGAATTAAAGAAGGTAATCTAACTTTTTGGGCAACTGCTAGTCAATAA